A single window of Nocardia sp. NBC_01327 DNA harbors:
- a CDS encoding protein kinase domain-containing protein, which translates to MLSNGDVFAGYIIERQLGRGGMGSVYLAKHPRLPRLTALKLLNREMVFDKEVRARFEREADLVAQLDHHNIVTVYDRGLEDGQLWISMQYVDGVDASGVTPQTLPPERAVQIVAETGDALDYAHRNEVLHRDVKPANILLARSTGGKGERVYLTDFGIARLRDDHGQNLTQTGTFTATLAYASPEQLTGSPLDGSSDQYSLACTLFWLLTGSGPFSATNPAAVIQGHLQQPPPPLSGLRPGLPHSLDLVMAKAMAKRPEDRFPSCADFAAAARRALTAPSAPAMPLVNPRTAPPQPVMGASPTIAQPAGGFMNGAPTQTSGGHMQPAGGSMQTGGPRPNISGSAPTVTPNQYSAQVNTATPPPQQLYNSGARPTNQYTGPPTYNYTNQSGNYANQSGNYANQSGNHANPAGPPPNMRPPMGPPHAQPPKKSNTGLIIGAIIGVVVLAIAAVVVLVALSGGSNKAGGTTTTAKAPTTSAYASTPAHASTSAAPASSGSSSGTPADVAGISAQFSHLVPATATGDTGYNGASCWVADPKSPPDKSDGEPDFGDWAAQWRCFGGGNNDDPFYRIYAYSSADKVKSVVSGLKPDKTSSDASGGKTYTNYEFTGSRPRMVTVFTGDNNRTQYLMYTDGVAGSMDALLTWWRSAPLN; encoded by the coding sequence ATGCTGTCCAACGGGGATGTCTTCGCGGGCTACATTATCGAGCGGCAACTGGGCCGCGGGGGAATGGGCTCGGTATATCTGGCCAAGCATCCCCGCCTGCCCCGGCTGACGGCGCTCAAGCTGCTGAACCGGGAGATGGTGTTCGACAAGGAGGTTCGCGCGCGTTTCGAGCGCGAGGCCGATCTGGTCGCCCAGCTCGATCACCACAATATCGTCACCGTCTACGACCGCGGGCTCGAAGACGGTCAGCTGTGGATCTCCATGCAGTACGTCGACGGCGTGGACGCCTCCGGGGTGACTCCGCAGACGCTGCCGCCGGAGCGGGCCGTGCAGATCGTCGCCGAGACCGGGGACGCGCTGGACTACGCGCACCGCAACGAGGTGCTGCACCGCGATGTGAAGCCGGCGAACATTCTGCTGGCGCGATCCACCGGCGGCAAGGGCGAGCGGGTCTATCTCACCGACTTCGGCATCGCGCGCCTGCGCGACGACCACGGCCAGAACCTCACCCAGACCGGCACCTTCACCGCGACCCTGGCCTACGCCTCCCCGGAACAGCTCACCGGTTCCCCGCTGGACGGCAGCTCCGACCAGTATTCGCTAGCCTGCACCCTGTTCTGGCTGCTGACCGGGTCCGGTCCGTTCTCGGCGACCAATCCGGCCGCCGTCATCCAGGGGCATTTGCAGCAACCGCCGCCGCCGCTGAGCGGGCTGCGGCCCGGTCTGCCGCATTCGCTGGATCTGGTGATGGCCAAGGCCATGGCCAAGCGCCCGGAGGACCGCTTCCCCAGCTGCGCCGATTTCGCCGCCGCCGCCCGGCGCGCGCTGACCGCGCCCAGCGCTCCGGCCATGCCGCTGGTGAATCCGCGTACCGCGCCGCCGCAGCCGGTCATGGGTGCGAGCCCGACGATCGCGCAGCCGGCCGGTGGGTTCATGAACGGCGCGCCGACGCAGACCTCCGGCGGGCATATGCAGCCCGCAGGCGGGTCGATGCAGACGGGCGGGCCGCGGCCGAACATCTCGGGTTCGGCGCCGACGGTGACGCCGAATCAGTATTCGGCACAGGTGAATACGGCCACACCGCCGCCGCAGCAGCTGTATAACTCCGGCGCCCGGCCGACGAATCAGTACACCGGCCCGCCGACGTACAACTACACGAATCAGTCGGGCAATTACGCGAATCAGTCCGGTAACTACGCGAATCAGTCCGGCAACCATGCCAATCCGGCGGGGCCGCCGCCGAATATGCGCCCTCCGATGGGCCCGCCCCACGCGCAGCCGCCGAAGAAGTCCAATACCGGACTGATCATCGGCGCGATCATCGGCGTTGTAGTGCTCGCCATCGCGGCCGTCGTGGTGCTGGTCGCGCTCAGCGGCGGCAGCAATAAGGCCGGTGGCACGACCACCACCGCGAAGGCGCCGACAACTTCCGCGTACGCGTCCACCCCGGCCCACGCGTCCACCTCCGCCGCCCCCGCCTCCTCCGGGAGCTCGTCCGGTACACCGGCCGATGTGGCCGGGATCAGCGCCCAGTTCTCGCATCTGGTCCCGGCCACCGCCACCGGTGATACCGGCTACAACGGCGCGAGCTGTTGGGTGGCCGATCCGAAGAGTCCGCCGGACAAGTCCGACGGCGAACCCGATTTCGGTGATTGGGCGGCGCAGTGGCGTTGCTTCGGCGGCGGCAACAATGACGATCCGTTCTATCGGATCTACGCCTACTCGTCGGCGGACAAGGTGAAATCGGTGGTCAGCGGCCTGAAGCCGGACAAGACGTCCAGCGATGCCAGCGGCGGCAAGACCTACACCAACTACGAGTTCACCGGTTCCCGGCCGCGCATGGTCACCGTCTTCACCGGCGACAACAACCGCACCCAGTACCTCATGTACACCGACGGCGTCGCGGGCAGCATGGACGCCCTACTGACCTGGTGGCGCTCCGCACCTTTGAACTGA
- a CDS encoding deoxyribonuclease IV, with translation MRIGAHVRLDSDPIGFAEKLGADVIQMFVVDPQSWDKPQPHPRAEEIKASPIDLVVHSSYQINVASLNNRLRMPSRTAVAQQAKAAAELGAFGLVVHGGHVRSDAETIDGILNWRKLFERQQDKGGFAVPILIENTAGGNHAMARHFDDIGRLWEAVGDFGAGFCLDTCHAWAGGEELLGIVDRIKAITGRIDLVHLNSSRDTFDSGADRHANLADGTIDPQLLVEVCKAVDAPIILETPADGVAEDLAYLREQVG, from the coding sequence ATGCGCATAGGAGCACACGTCCGGCTCGACAGCGATCCCATCGGTTTCGCGGAGAAGCTGGGCGCCGACGTCATCCAGATGTTCGTGGTCGATCCGCAGAGTTGGGACAAACCCCAGCCGCATCCCCGGGCCGAGGAGATCAAGGCCAGCCCCATCGATCTGGTGGTGCACTCCTCGTACCAGATCAATGTGGCCAGCCTGAACAACCGGCTGCGCATGCCCTCGCGCACTGCGGTGGCACAGCAGGCGAAGGCCGCGGCCGAGCTGGGCGCGTTCGGGCTGGTGGTGCACGGCGGGCATGTCCGCTCCGATGCGGAGACCATCGACGGAATCCTCAACTGGCGCAAGCTCTTCGAGCGCCAGCAGGACAAGGGCGGCTTCGCGGTGCCGATTCTGATCGAGAACACCGCGGGCGGAAACCACGCCATGGCACGGCATTTCGACGATATCGGGCGGCTGTGGGAGGCCGTCGGCGATTTCGGGGCCGGTTTCTGCCTGGACACCTGCCACGCCTGGGCGGGCGGTGAGGAACTGCTCGGCATTGTCGATCGCATCAAGGCCATTACCGGGCGCATCGATCTGGTGCATCTGAACTCCTCCCGCGACACCTTCGATTCGGGCGCGGACCGGCATGCGAATCTGGCCGACGGCACCATCGATCCGCAATTGCTGGTCGAGGTGTGCAAGGCGGTGGATGCGCCGATCATTCTGGAGACCCCCGCCGACGGGGTGGCCGAAGACCTGGCGTACCTGCGCGAGCAGGTCGGTTAG
- a CDS encoding TauD/TfdA dioxygenase family protein, with the protein MSVDYATTATVVKLGSKIGARIDGVRLGGELDSETVQVIQNALHEHKVIFFRGQEHLTEDGQHEFAQLLGAPTTPHPTVTSKGVKSLPIDSEYGRANSWHTDVTFVDRIPKASILRAVHLPAYGGSTTWASTVAAYESLPAPLKALVENLRARHTNAYDYAADRSDSHAPNDQGKAYRAEFESTYYETEHPVVRVHPVTGERALLLGHFVKNFVGLTAAESQALFQLLQARVTKLENTTRWNWQLGDVAIWDNRATQHYAIDDYDSQPRRLTRITLAGDIPVDIHGNPSTIITGNAEHYSIVEKVAPRAA; encoded by the coding sequence ATGTCCGTCGATTACGCCACCACCGCCACCGTGGTGAAGCTCGGCAGCAAGATCGGTGCGCGCATCGACGGCGTCCGTCTCGGAGGCGAGCTGGATTCCGAGACCGTGCAGGTCATTCAGAACGCGCTGCACGAGCACAAGGTCATCTTCTTCCGCGGCCAGGAGCATCTGACCGAGGACGGCCAGCACGAGTTCGCGCAGCTGCTGGGCGCGCCCACCACCCCGCACCCGACCGTCACCTCGAAGGGCGTCAAGTCGCTGCCCATCGATTCCGAGTACGGCCGCGCCAATAGCTGGCACACCGACGTCACCTTCGTGGACCGCATTCCGAAGGCGTCCATCCTGCGCGCGGTGCACCTGCCCGCCTACGGCGGCTCCACCACCTGGGCCTCCACCGTCGCCGCCTACGAATCGCTGCCCGCGCCGCTCAAGGCGCTGGTCGAGAACCTGCGCGCCCGGCACACCAATGCCTACGACTACGCCGCCGACCGCAGCGATTCGCACGCACCCAATGATCAGGGCAAGGCCTACCGCGCCGAATTCGAGTCCACCTACTACGAGACCGAACACCCGGTCGTGCGCGTACACCCCGTCACCGGTGAGCGCGCCCTCCTGCTCGGCCACTTCGTCAAGAACTTCGTCGGCCTCACCGCCGCCGAATCCCAGGCCCTCTTCCAGCTCCTGCAGGCCCGAGTGACCAAGCTGGAGAACACCACCCGCTGGAACTGGCAGCTCGGCGACGTAGCCATCTGGGACAACCGCGCCACCCAGCACTACGCCATCGACGACTACGACAGCCAGCCCCGCCGCCTCACCCGCATCACCCTGGCCGGCGATATCCCCGTCGACATCCACGGCAATCCGAGCACCATCATCACCGGCAACGCCGAGCACTACTCCATCGTCGAAAAGGTCGCCCCCCGCGCCGCCTGA
- a CDS encoding CaiB/BaiF CoA transferase family protein produces the protein MEIRPLDGVRVLELGNYVAAPTAGRILGDFGAEVIKVERPKTGDELRNWRLYGGDTSMLYRTVNRNKKSIVLDLRTEAGRAIVLDLVKQCDVLLENFRPGMLEKWGLGPEALNAANPDLVITRISAYGQTGPLSQRPGFAAVAEAVGGLRELVGDPDRPPVRVGVSIGDSIAGIYAAFGTVMALFQRERVTDRVPLDQRIIDVALNESILSVMESLVPDYLAYGINRERVGGRMEGIAPSNAYPCGDGNSIIIGGNGDAIFQRYMQVIERPDLAADPELQDNAGRWRNRDRLDADIADWTRLRTRDEALRLLEAAAIPCGPIYTAADIVTDEQYLARNMIQHFPVDVGEPEPKQVGFTGIVPVIGGRSLPIRNVGPDLGEHTHEVLSGLLGMSGSDIDALEGR, from the coding sequence ATGGAGATTCGGCCGCTCGATGGGGTGCGGGTTCTGGAGTTGGGGAATTATGTTGCCGCGCCTACGGCGGGGCGGATTCTCGGGGACTTCGGGGCGGAGGTTATCAAGGTCGAGCGGCCCAAAACTGGGGATGAGCTGCGGAATTGGCGGCTGTACGGCGGGGATACGTCCATGCTGTATCGGACGGTGAATCGGAACAAGAAGTCGATCGTGCTGGATCTGCGGACCGAGGCGGGGCGCGCGATTGTGCTGGATCTCGTGAAGCAGTGTGATGTGCTGCTGGAGAACTTCCGGCCGGGGATGCTGGAGAAGTGGGGGCTCGGGCCCGAGGCGCTGAACGCGGCCAATCCGGATCTGGTCATCACGCGCATTTCCGCGTACGGGCAGACCGGTCCGCTGTCGCAGCGGCCGGGATTCGCGGCGGTGGCCGAGGCGGTCGGCGGGCTGCGCGAACTCGTGGGTGATCCGGATCGGCCGCCGGTGCGGGTGGGCGTCTCCATCGGGGATTCCATCGCGGGCATCTACGCGGCCTTCGGAACGGTCATGGCGCTGTTCCAGCGCGAGCGCGTCACCGATCGAGTTCCCTTGGACCAGCGCATTATCGATGTGGCGCTGAACGAGTCGATCCTGTCCGTCATGGAATCGCTGGTCCCGGACTATCTCGCCTACGGCATCAATCGCGAGCGGGTCGGCGGGCGCATGGAGGGCATCGCCCCCAGCAACGCGTACCCGTGCGGTGATGGCAACAGCATCATTATCGGCGGCAATGGCGACGCCATCTTCCAGCGCTATATGCAGGTGATCGAACGGCCCGATCTGGCGGCCGACCCCGAGCTGCAGGACAATGCGGGCCGCTGGCGCAATCGCGATCGACTGGACGCCGATATCGCCGACTGGACGCGACTGCGCACCCGGGACGAGGCGCTGCGGCTACTGGAGGCCGCCGCCATCCCGTGCGGGCCCATCTACACCGCCGCCGATATCGTGACCGACGAGCAGTACCTGGCGCGCAATATGATTCAGCACTTCCCGGTCGACGTGGGTGAACCCGAGCCCAAACAGGTCGGCTTCACCGGCATCGTCCCGGTGATCGGCGGCCGGTCGCTCCCCATCCGCAATGTCGGCCCCGACCTGGGCGAGCACACCCACGAGGTGCTCTCCGGCCTACTCGGCATGTCCGGCAGTGACATCGACGCACTGGAGGGCCGGTGA
- a CDS encoding hydroxymethylglutaryl-CoA lyase yields the protein MAAILRDVTLRDGLQLTGKMLPVERKVEIVRELLALGVPELEIGSMARPDLVPPMANTLELVAALTPEELRRCWVWVATPRHVEKAAAAGVRNFQYCFSVSDAHNKANIGRTTEDSLAAMPAAIEFAQAAGGRIQLCLATTFTCPFEGPIDPQRVLAIARDPRTEGAADIVLADTLGQAHPGQVSALVTAVVAEGRWGTAEHRIVFHGHDTWGMGVANSLAALTAGANVVDGSLGGLGGCPFAPGASGNTSSEDLLFATRPEWFTPDSLAALVPISERLLAELGEPNRSRTIEGSRSEAAAFEWVIRRRP from the coding sequence ATGGCGGCGATTCTGCGAGACGTGACCCTGCGCGACGGGTTGCAGCTCACCGGGAAGATGCTGCCGGTCGAGCGCAAGGTCGAGATTGTGCGGGAGCTGCTGGCGCTGGGTGTGCCGGAGCTGGAGATCGGGTCCATGGCGCGGCCGGATCTGGTGCCGCCCATGGCCAATACGCTCGAGCTGGTGGCCGCGCTGACTCCCGAGGAGCTGCGGCGCTGCTGGGTGTGGGTGGCCACCCCGCGTCATGTGGAGAAGGCCGCGGCGGCGGGTGTGCGGAATTTCCAGTACTGCTTCTCGGTGTCGGATGCGCACAACAAGGCCAATATCGGCCGCACCACCGAGGACAGCCTGGCCGCCATGCCCGCGGCCATCGAGTTCGCGCAGGCGGCGGGCGGGCGCATTCAGCTGTGCCTGGCAACAACTTTCACCTGCCCGTTCGAGGGGCCGATCGATCCGCAGCGGGTCCTGGCCATCGCCCGGGATCCGCGCACCGAGGGCGCGGCCGATATCGTGCTGGCCGATACCCTCGGCCAGGCGCATCCGGGCCAGGTATCAGCGCTGGTGACAGCCGTTGTGGCCGAGGGGCGCTGGGGCACCGCGGAGCACCGGATCGTCTTCCACGGTCACGACACCTGGGGCATGGGCGTGGCGAATTCCCTGGCCGCGCTGACCGCCGGCGCGAATGTGGTCGACGGATCGCTCGGCGGACTGGGCGGTTGTCCGTTCGCCCCCGGCGCGTCCGGAAATACCTCCAGTGAGGATCTGCTTTTCGCCACTCGCCCGGAATGGTTCACACCGGATTCACTGGCCGCGCTGGTGCCGATTTCCGAACGCCTGCTTGCCGAACTCGGGGAACCGAATCGGTCGCGCACAATCGAGGGCAGCCGCTCCGAAGCAGCCGCTTTCGAATGGGTTATTCGCCGCCGGCCCTGA
- a CDS encoding acyl-CoA dehydrogenase family protein, protein MDFELTDEQVMLRDTVRDLLGRAYDPETRLKVTDTELGWNRDVWNQLAELGVLGLAFSEEDGGVGAGPVEVMVVLEEVGRRLAPEPILDAVLVPGGLIVAAGTAAQKQRVLPELVAGTRLLAFANEEPGTRWPAAELATTAVPQGGGYALTGVKNPVPHGDCADEFVVSAQLPGGGLGLFLVAADAEGVVRKPFRTFDGRRGAQVELTSAAAELLGENADAAAAVAVVTAQAQAALCAESLGAMEEALRLTTEYLKTRKQFGVTLSKFQTLSQRAANMYVSLELARSMSLYASAALVDDVTDPVVAARARLQVGRSARHIGQEAIQMHGGIGITTEYPVSHYVARLTAIARTLGGDLEHLRVLTARVADYTLVEF, encoded by the coding sequence ATGGATTTCGAACTCACCGATGAACAGGTCATGCTGCGGGACACGGTCCGCGATCTGCTCGGCCGTGCCTACGACCCGGAGACCCGGCTGAAGGTCACCGATACCGAACTCGGCTGGAATCGCGATGTCTGGAATCAGCTCGCCGAACTCGGCGTGCTGGGACTGGCCTTCAGCGAGGAGGACGGCGGCGTCGGGGCGGGGCCCGTGGAGGTCATGGTCGTGCTGGAGGAGGTCGGCCGCCGCCTGGCGCCCGAACCGATTCTGGATGCCGTACTGGTGCCGGGCGGGCTGATCGTGGCCGCTGGCACCGCCGCGCAGAAGCAGCGGGTGCTGCCCGAGCTGGTGGCCGGTACCAGGCTGCTGGCCTTCGCGAACGAGGAGCCCGGAACCCGCTGGCCCGCAGCGGAACTCGCCACCACGGCGGTTCCGCAGGGCGGCGGATACGCGCTCACCGGCGTGAAGAATCCGGTCCCGCACGGTGATTGCGCCGACGAGTTCGTGGTCAGCGCGCAGTTGCCCGGCGGCGGACTCGGGCTCTTCCTGGTCGCGGCCGATGCGGAAGGCGTGGTGCGCAAGCCGTTCCGCACCTTCGACGGGCGTCGCGGCGCGCAGGTCGAATTGACCTCCGCCGCCGCGGAACTGCTCGGCGAGAATGCCGATGCCGCGGCCGCTGTAGCCGTGGTGACCGCGCAGGCGCAGGCCGCGCTCTGTGCCGAATCACTCGGCGCGATGGAGGAGGCGCTGCGCCTCACCACCGAATATCTCAAGACCCGCAAGCAGTTCGGCGTCACGCTGTCGAAGTTCCAGACCCTCAGCCAGCGTGCGGCGAATATGTATGTCTCCCTGGAACTGGCGCGCAGTATGAGCCTGTACGCCAGCGCCGCACTGGTGGACGATGTCACCGATCCGGTGGTCGCCGCGCGCGCCCGCCTGCAGGTCGGCCGGTCGGCCCGCCATATCGGCCAGGAGGCGATCCAGATGCACGGCGGTATCGGTATCACCACCGAATATCCGGTGAGCCACTACGTGGCCCGCCTCACCGCCATCGCCCGCACCCTGGGCGGCGATCTGGAACACCTGCGCGTGCTCACCGCCCGCGTAGCCGACTACACCCTCGTCGAGTTCTGA
- a CDS encoding acyl-CoA dehydrogenase family protein, whose protein sequence is MKLALSPDEVKFRDELREFYRTEIPAEIRDRVKYGRELSREDIVTTHQILNAHGYATPKWPAQWGGRDWTPMQLHIWEDEMQLASVVEPLTFNAQMIGPVIAQFGSEELKARFLPPTANLDIWWCQGFSEPDAGSDLASLRTTAVRDGDSYIVNGQKIWTTLAQYADWIFCLVRTDPTVKKQAGISMLLFDVKSPGVTVRPIKLIDGHHEVNEVFFENVRVPADQLVGEENMGWTYAKFLLGNERTGITGVGRTKVKLGVAKEYAAQTRSGAGTLLEDPVFAARIAELENELLALELTLARVVSQPSDGKPNPASSVLKLKGSELQQAATELLLDIAGPDALPVQADDIASPDWAQRSGPAYLNYRKTTIYGGSSEVQRTIIASTILGL, encoded by the coding sequence ATGAAACTTGCCCTGTCACCTGACGAGGTGAAATTCCGGGACGAACTGCGCGAGTTCTACCGGACCGAGATCCCGGCGGAGATCCGCGACCGCGTGAAGTACGGCCGCGAACTCTCCCGCGAGGACATCGTCACCACGCACCAGATCCTCAACGCGCACGGCTATGCCACGCCCAAGTGGCCGGCCCAGTGGGGTGGCCGCGACTGGACACCCATGCAGCTGCACATCTGGGAAGACGAGATGCAGCTGGCGTCCGTGGTGGAGCCGCTCACCTTCAATGCCCAGATGATCGGCCCCGTGATCGCGCAGTTCGGCTCCGAGGAGCTCAAGGCGCGCTTCCTGCCGCCGACCGCGAATCTCGACATCTGGTGGTGCCAGGGCTTTTCCGAGCCGGACGCGGGCTCGGACCTGGCCTCGCTGCGCACCACCGCGGTCCGCGACGGCGATTCCTACATCGTCAACGGCCAGAAGATCTGGACCACGCTGGCGCAGTACGCCGACTGGATCTTCTGCCTGGTGCGCACCGATCCGACCGTCAAGAAGCAGGCCGGCATCTCGATGCTGCTCTTCGATGTGAAGTCGCCCGGTGTGACCGTGCGCCCGATCAAGCTCATCGACGGGCATCACGAGGTCAACGAGGTCTTCTTCGAGAATGTCCGGGTGCCCGCCGATCAGCTGGTCGGCGAGGAGAACATGGGCTGGACCTACGCCAAGTTCCTGCTCGGCAACGAGCGCACCGGGATCACCGGTGTCGGTCGCACCAAGGTCAAGCTCGGTGTGGCGAAAGAGTATGCGGCGCAGACCAGGTCGGGCGCGGGCACGCTGCTGGAGGATCCGGTGTTCGCGGCGCGCATCGCGGAGCTGGAGAACGAGCTGCTGGCACTGGAGCTCACGCTCGCGCGGGTGGTGTCGCAGCCGAGCGACGGTAAGCCGAATCCGGCCTCCTCGGTGCTGAAGCTGAAGGGTTCGGAACTGCAGCAGGCCGCCACCGAACTGCTGCTGGATATCGCCGGTCCGGACGCACTGCCGGTGCAGGCCGACGACATCGCCTCGCCCGATTGGGCGCAGCGCAGTGGCCCCGCCTATCTGAACTACCGCAAGACCACCATTTACGGAGGCTCGAGCGAGGTGCAGCGCACCATCATCGCCTCCACCATCCTCGGATTGTGA
- a CDS encoding DEAD/DEAH box helicase: MSTSPADSVPTDDERDANGPSFADLGIDDRVLRAIADVGYESPSPIQAATIPPLLAGKDVVGLAQTGTGKTAAFAIPILMGLNMVGKAPKALVLAPTRELAIQVAEAFGRYATHIPGLNVLPIYGGQNYAVQLSGLRRGAHVVVGTPGRVIDHLERGTLDLTELQYLVLDEADEMLKMGFQEDVERILRDTPDTKQVALFSATMPPVIRKISKQYLHDPVEITVKTKTSTSPTISQRYVSVSYQRKLDALTRILEVEAFEAIIIFVRTKQATEELAEKLRARGYSAAAINGDIAQTQRERTIGQLKNGQIDILVATDVAARGLDVDRISHVVNYDIPHDTESYVHRIGRTGRAGRSGEALLFVAPRERRLLDAIERATRQPITEMQLPSVDDVNAQRVAKFGDTITENLASSNLPLFRKLIEDYEREHNIPLVDIAAALAIGSYDGNNFFMEPDPEPAPRRERAERGERSFNDREPRERRPREGGPSLHRNTGAELVTYRIEVGKRHKVAPGAIVGAIANEGGLRRSDFGHISIRPDHSLVELPADLSQETLNALSRTRISGQLIQLQLDSGAPGPRAMSRAPRRPVDREFKRPDATRRKPRS; encoded by the coding sequence ATGAGTACCTCACCGGCCGACAGCGTTCCCACTGACGACGAGAGGGACGCGAACGGCCCGTCCTTCGCTGATCTCGGTATCGATGACCGCGTATTGCGGGCCATCGCCGATGTCGGCTACGAATCGCCGTCGCCTATTCAGGCTGCGACGATTCCGCCGCTGCTGGCCGGCAAGGACGTGGTGGGTCTCGCGCAGACCGGCACCGGTAAGACCGCCGCCTTCGCCATCCCGATCCTGATGGGTCTGAATATGGTCGGTAAGGCGCCCAAGGCCCTGGTGCTGGCCCCGACGCGCGAATTGGCCATACAGGTCGCGGAGGCCTTCGGCCGGTACGCCACCCACATTCCGGGTCTGAACGTGCTGCCCATCTACGGCGGCCAGAACTACGCCGTGCAGCTGTCCGGACTGCGCCGGGGCGCGCACGTCGTGGTCGGCACGCCGGGTCGTGTCATCGACCACCTGGAGCGCGGCACCCTCGATCTGACGGAGCTGCAGTACCTGGTCCTCGACGAGGCCGACGAGATGCTGAAGATGGGCTTCCAGGAGGACGTGGAGCGCATCCTGCGCGACACGCCCGACACGAAGCAGGTCGCGCTGTTCTCGGCGACCATGCCGCCGGTGATCCGCAAGATCTCCAAGCAGTACCTGCACGATCCGGTCGAGATCACGGTCAAGACGAAGACCTCGACCAGCCCCACCATCAGTCAGCGGTATGTCTCGGTGTCGTACCAGCGCAAGCTGGACGCGCTGACCCGCATCCTCGAGGTCGAGGCCTTCGAGGCCATCATCATCTTCGTGCGCACCAAGCAGGCGACCGAGGAATTGGCCGAAAAGCTGCGCGCCCGTGGGTATTCCGCCGCCGCCATCAATGGCGATATCGCGCAGACCCAGCGTGAGCGCACTATCGGCCAGCTCAAGAACGGCCAGATCGACATCCTGGTCGCCACCGATGTCGCCGCGCGCGGCCTGGACGTGGACCGCATTTCGCATGTCGTCAACTACGACATTCCGCACGACACCGAGTCGTACGTGCACCGCATCGGCCGCACCGGCCGCGCGGGCCGCTCCGGTGAGGCGCTGCTGTTCGTCGCCCCGCGCGAGCGGCGTTTACTGGACGCGATCGAGCGCGCCACCCGCCAGCCCATCACCGAGATGCAGCTGCCGAGTGTGGACGACGTGAACGCGCAGCGTGTCGCGAAGTTCGGTGACACCATCACCGAGAATCTCGCCTCGTCGAACCTGCCGCTGTTCCGCAAGCTCATCGAGGATTACGAGCGCGAGCACAATATCCCGCTGGTGGATATCGCGGCCGCGCTGGCGATCGGCTCGTACGACGGCAATAACTTCTTCATGGAGCCCGATCCGGAGCCGGCCCCGCGCCGCGAGCGGGCCGAGCGCGGTGAGCGTTCGTTCAACGATCGCGAGCCCCGTGAGCGCCGTCCCCGCGAGGGTGGGCCCAGCCTGCACCGCAATACCGGCGCGGAGCTGGTCACCTATCGCATCGAGGTCGGTAAGCGCCACAAGGTGGCTCCCGGCGCGATCGTGGGCGCCATCGCCAATGAGGGCGGCCTGCGCCGCAGCGACTTCGGTCATATCAGCATTCGCCCCGACCACAGCCTGGTCGAGCTGCCTGCCGATCTCTCGCAGGAGACCCTGAATGCCTTGAGCCGCACGAGAATCAGCGGCCAGCTCATTCAGCTCCAGCTGGATTCGGGTGCGCCCGGACCGCGTGCCATGAGCCGCGCGCCGCGCCGCCCGGTGGACCGTGAGTTCAAGCGCCCGGACGCCACCCGCCGCAAGCCCCGCTCGTAA
- a CDS encoding carbon-nitrogen hydrolase family protein produces the protein MADGGVVDIAVVQFAPGTDTVANLTTLREEVRAAAALGAQVVIAPEYSMFSVLHLDERAIPAAEPLTGPFVSGLRGIAAEFGVHLVAGVIETPGGDRPADRVYNTLVAASPDAEFAAVYRKVHLYDAFASRESDVVLSGPLDQSPTFTVNGVVFGMQTCFDLRFPEGIRRIAAAGAHVLLLPAQWIPGPGKVDQWTTLLRARAIENTIYVAAADQAAPRGSGASMVIAPTGAILGELGDQPGIATARIDLEHLHQVRTTNPSLALRRFTIRSE, from the coding sequence GTGGCGGACGGCGGGGTTGTCGACATCGCCGTCGTGCAGTTCGCACCCGGCACGGACACCGTGGCCAATCTCACGACACTGCGCGAAGAAGTACGGGCCGCCGCGGCGCTCGGAGCCCAGGTGGTGATCGCCCCCGAATACTCCATGTTCTCGGTGCTGCACCTGGACGAACGCGCCATCCCCGCCGCCGAACCCCTCACCGGGCCGTTCGTCAGCGGATTGCGCGGAATCGCAGCCGAATTCGGGGTGCACCTGGTGGCCGGGGTCATCGAAACGCCCGGTGGCGACCGGCCCGCCGACCGCGTCTACAACACCCTGGTCGCGGCCTCCCCCGATGCCGAATTCGCGGCGGTCTATCGCAAAGTTCACCTCTACGACGCCTTCGCCTCCCGCGAATCCGATGTGGTGCTGTCCGGACCGCTCGACCAGTCCCCGACCTTCACGGTCAACGGGGTCGTCTTCGGTATGCAGACCTGCTTCGACCTGCGCTTCCCCGAGGGCATTCGGCGCATTGCGGCCGCCGGAGCGCACGTCCTGCTGCTGCCCGCCCAGTGGATTCCGGGCCCCGGCAAGGTCGATCAGTGGACTACCCTGCTGCGCGCCCGCGCCATCGAGAACACCATCTACGTCGCCGCCGCCGACCAGGCCGCGCCGCGCGGCTCCGGCGCCTCCATGGTCATCGCCCCCACCGGCGCCATCCTCGGCGAACTCGGCGACCAGCCCGGCATAGCCACCGCCCGCATCGACCTCGAGCACCTCCACCAGGTTCGCACCACCAACCCCAGCCTCGCCCTGCGCCGCTTCACCATTCGCAGCGAATAG